The following proteins come from a genomic window of Crassostrea angulata isolate pt1a10 chromosome 1, ASM2561291v2, whole genome shotgun sequence:
- the LOC128170624 gene encoding uncharacterized protein LOC128170624 produces MLTVLLLSWILSGSVLSQIHSSLPGSPSQKFETAGSHNNVRDLIPPNMLPQNSLASPVNPGLPLSAAVQNIIPGGSVPNLDQRNVNDISRNLNDPQIFPHFGNAFNLQNQLGGFENALNIQNRFREFAQPEQPEWQEEANRWNRHTEPPLSIERNLPPWLTNTFSDRFRSPFINGFNNLRNDPILDIPFEKRNNEVNHKTISTLTENIEIPSDKDLEHFRDIKNHVPVNTDFVSKSRVPQLGNINRQRGLLVGPTIPKIDVMQHLDDLSMILDDVFMKQVPKISCSLRLYPLYKRVMVNMVKELFKKVQPNERLFSMLWRDLRICGHFKSSKTDKLVKKLHRYDRKKSKDNSDEKPGSIIPKNIIKKRKYLEKVLSKRYRQFVSTRKPFLRRKSKFRSGSSSHDSSQSEESRSSEESKPRRERYPKNWKRDRSGAKRFSRFKNENKSFGQDSSDQSD; encoded by the exons ATGTTGACAGTGTTGTTATTG AGTTGGATTCTCAGCGGTAGTGTCCTTTCACAGATTCATTCCAGTCTGCCTGGGTCTCCATCTCAAAAATTTGAGACTGCAGGCAGTCATAACAATGTTCGAGACCTTATCCCTCCAAACATGTTACCACAAAACTCACTTGCATCTCCAGTAAACCCCGGTCTACCTTTATCGGCAGCAGTCCAAAATATCATACCCGGAGGTTCTGTACCAAATCTCGACCAAAGAAATGTCAACGATATTTCTAGAAATTTAAATGATCCTCAGATATTTCCACACTTTGGAAACGCCTTCAACTTACAAAACCAACTTGGGGGATTTGAAAATGCTCTCAATATTCAAAATCGGTTTAGAGAATTTGCACAACCAGAACAACCTGAATGGCAAGAAGAAGCAAATCGCTGGAACAGACACACGGAACCGCCTCTATCAATAGAAAGAAATCTTCCACCATGGTTGACGAACACGTTTTCAGATAGATTCAGAAGTCCATTTATAAATGGATTTAACAATCTAAGGAATGATCCAATCCTGGATATTccatttgaaaaaagaaacaatgaaGTCAACCATAAAACCATAAGTACGTTAactgaaaatattgaaattccCTCCGACAAAGACCTAGAACATTTTCGTGATATTAAAAATCATGTCCCTGTAAACACAGACTTTGTTTCGAAATCAAGAGTACCTCAACTGGGGAATATTAATCGTCAAAGAGGACTATTAGTTGGCCCTACAATACCTAAAATTGACGTGATGCAGCATTTAGATGACTTAAGCATGATACTAGACGATGTTTTTATGAAACAAGTACCGAAAATAAGTTGCTCTCTGAGGCTTTACCCACTTTACAAACGGGTAATGGTAAATATGGTGAAAGAATTATTTAAGAAGGTACAACCAAATGAGAGGCTTTTCAGCATGTTATGGAGAGACCTTAGGATATGTGGCCATTTTAAGTCGTCCAAAACAGACAAACTGGTTAAGAAACTTCATCGGTATGATAGAAAGAAATCTAAAGACAACTCTGACGAAAAACCGGGATCAATCATCCCAAAGAAtattataaagaaaagaaagtaTTTAGAGAAGGTTTTATCCAAACGGTACAGGCAGTTTGTGTCGACCAGAAAGCCATTCTTAAGAAGGAAAAGTAAATTTCGTAGTGGGTCGAGTTCTCATGATAGTTCACAAAGTGAGGAGTCGAGGTCATCCGAGGAATCAAAACCTAGAAGAGAACGCTATCCGAAAAATTGGAAACGCGATCGATCGGGTGCGAAAAGATTTTCAAGGTTTAAGAATGAGAATAAATCTTTTGGTCAAGATTCATCAGATCAAAGTGATTAA